The nucleotide sequence ATTATTATTTAATTTTTTCAATTGAAGTTACAAATGATATAAGAGGAAGTTTTCAAATTTCTCCATATACTGATGATAAAGGATATACCCCAATTAAACTTGAGGATATGGAAAAGATTGATTCAAAATTTTTTAATAAATACAGTGAAAAATTCAATAATTTAAAACTTTTGAAAGGATTAAATAACGACCAATATGGAGTATGGTTTCATATAAAAGAAATTGATTTTAGAAATTTTTCTGATTCAGCCTTAGAACTAGTAGAAAAAGATATAATGAAAAATGAAATCAAGGAAATAACTAAAAATATTTGGAATATAATAAAAGATTTTTAGGGAGGTCATATATGCAAGAAAAATTAAAAGTTATAACTATTGGTGATTATAGCATCTCTATACTTAAGAACTATTTTAAAGATAATGAAAATATTGATTTTTTAAAATTAGACTTAGATGAAAGTATAGAAAATTTAAATACTAATTTTTCTAAAAGAGATATTGTATTTTTACGAACTAATACTGAAAATTTAGAAAAATTATTAGAAGTTGGAAAAACTTTAAAAGAGAAAGAAATTGTTACAACAACTATTTTAGAAGAAAAAATTGTTATGGAAAATAGGAAAGTTTTAGAAGAAACTATCGATGCTATTTTTCCAGTAACTAAAAAAGATGATATAAATAATTTATTATTAGAACTTATAAAAATGATTGAGAATATAATTTATGGAGTTTGTTTTATAAATCTTGATGTTGAAGATGTTAAATATATGCTAAAAGATTCTGGAATAAGTGTATTTGGAAGTTTAAATATAAATAAAACTATTTCAAAAGAAGATATTATTAAAAATATAATTTATCCTTTCTATAGTAAAACTTTGAAAGATTCTAAAAAGTTTCTTATATTTTTGGATACTTTAGAAGGCTTTGTTCTAACAGAAGGAGAGTTAATTATAGATACATTAAGAAATGAGAGTGGAAAAACAATAGAAGATATATTATTTTCAGTTAGAATGGGTAATAACTTAAAAAATAGAATAGGGTGTAGCTTTATAGCAGGTGTATTTAAAGAAGAATAAGAAGTAAAAAGGAGAAGTCATTTAGCTTCTCCTTTTCCAGTATTTTGAGGTAATTTTAGTATATTTTATTTTATTTTTAAAAGATGTCCCATTCTTTCTTTCTTAGTTTTTAGGTACACTTTATTAACTTTGTTATGTTCTATCTCGATTTCTTCTCTCTCAACAACAGGCATTCCATATTCTTCAAGTCCATTAATTTTTAATGGATTATTTGTTAAAAGTTTTATAGATTTAACTCCTAGTGCTTTTAACATTTGTGCAGCAACAGCATAGTCTCTCATATCTGCACCAAATCCAAGATGTAAGTTTGCATCTAGTGTATCCATTCCTTCTTCTTGTAGATTATAAGCTCTTAATTTATTTAAAAGTCCTATTCCTCTACCTTCTTGTCTCAGATAAAGGATAACTCCTTCTCCAAGTCTATCAATTCTTCTCATTGCAGTTTTAAGTTGAGAACCACAATCACATCTTAAAGAACCTAAGATATCTCCTGTGAAACATTCAGAGTGTATTCTAACAGTAACTCCTTCTTTTCCAGCAACATCACCTTTAACAAGTGCTATATGTTCTTTACCATCAATATGATTTTCAAAACCAACTATTTTGAAAGTTCCATTGTCAGTTGGCATATTAGCTACAACTTCAACTTTCATTAATTCTTGAGTTTTCTTTCTATATTTTATTAAATCTGCTATAGTGATAATTTTTAAATTATGTTCTTTAGCAAATACTTCTAAATCATCCATTCTTGCCATAGTACCGTCATCTTTTAAAATTTCACAGATTACAGATACAGGTGCAAGCCCACATATTTTACATAAATCAACTGTTGCTTCAGTATGTCCTTCTCTTTCAAGAACTCCATTATCTTTTGCAATTAATGGAAATATATGTCCAGGTCTTGTGAAATCAGTAGCTACAGAATTTATATCAGCTAATTTTTTAATTGTTGTAAGTCTATCAGCTATTGAAATTCCTGTTGTAGTTCCTTCTTTTGCATCAACTGATACTGTGAAAGCTGTACATTTGGCATCAGTATTTCTTGCAGTCATAGGATCTAAGTTTAGTCTAACTGCATATTCACTTGACATTGGTGTACAAGTTAAACCTCTTGCATATGTTGCCATAAGATTAATACTTTCGTAAGTTGCTTTTTCAGCTGCAACAAAAAGATCTCCTTCATTTTCTCTATTTTCATCATCTACTATTATTAGAGGAATACCATTCTTAATATCTTCTAATACATCCTCAATTTTGTAAATCATTTTATCCTCCTAAAAACCATTTTCAAGCAAAAACTCTCTTGAAATTTTACTTTTTTTATTTTCTTTTTCTTCAAGTTTGTCAAAATGGACAAATCTTTCTATATATTTTCCAACTAAGTCAGTTTCAATATTTACAATGTCCCCAACTTTTTTACTTCCTAATATTATTTTTTCTTGTGTATGAGGTATCAATGAAACAGAGAAAGTATCATCTGTTAAAGATATAACTGTAAGACTAGCTCCATCAATAGTAGCTCTCCCTTTTTCAACAATGTATCTCATATATTTTCTGCTAATTTTTATTTCATAAATTTTAGCAATTCCTTCTTGAGTGATAGAAACAATCTCACCTTCACAATCCACATCACCTGTAACTAAATGTCCTCCAAGTGGTGTCGACAAAGTGATAGATTTTTCTAAATTCACCTCATCTCCCGCTTTTAATCTTTTTAAATTAGACCTAGAAATAGTTTCAAACATGCAATCTGCAACAAAATAATCTTTTGAAAATTCAGTAACTGTCAGGCATACACCATTGGTTGCAATACTATCTCCAAGTTTAACATTTTCTAAAACTTTATTTGCTTTTATTTTTTAATTTGATAGATTTATCTCCACTATTTAAAGAAATAACACTACCTTTCTCTTCAACTAAACCTGTAAACATATACCACCTTACCTTATTAACCATTAAAAATAGTTCGTTACTGAGCAAATTTCTTAACGATAAAAAATCAAGAATTCGCTGTAATTTCAGAAACTCGCTTCGCTCAGACACTCCGACAATTACTCGGCTCATTCTATTTGATTTTTTATCTAAAATTTCCATTCGTAACTCACTTATTTTTAATAATATCTATAGATTTTCAAACTCTATAGAGATATTATCTCCATAAATATTAAATTTAGGATTAGAAAGTTTAAATACTTCCTCCATACTATTAAAGTTAAATCCACTTATAAAAGGAATAGATGAATTATCTCCAATAATTTTAGGAGCTATAAATATTTCTCCAGCATCTATTACATTTTCTTTGAAAGCAGTAGAAATAAGTCCACTTCCACCTTCTAAAAGAACAGAATCTATATTTAATTTTCCTAATTCTTTTAAAATATCTTCCATCTTAAATATTTTTCCTTCAAGATAGATTAATCTTGTTCCTAGATTTTCATATTCTTTAACTTTTTCAAGATTTCTATTATCATTTGATGTAACTATTATTGCTTTATTATCGTTAAAATGTAAGAACTTAGAGTCTATTGGACTTTCTAAATTTGGATCTACTACAACTCTAAAAGGATTTCTTTTTTCTATTCCAAACTTTTCCTCATCAAGTCTTGAGTCTAAACTAGGATTATCTTTTAAAACAGTATTTATTCCAACCATAATAGCTGAAAATTTTGTTCTTAAAAATTGAACTTTTTCTCTAGCCAGCTCATTAGTTATCCATTTAGATTTTCCACTTCTTGTTGCTATTTTTCCATCAAGAGTTATTCCACATTTTAAGAATAAATAAGGAATTTTATTTTCTATGTATTTTAAAAATACTTTATTTACTTCTTTTGCTTCTTTTTCTAAAATTCCAAAATCAACTTTAATTCCTGCATCTTCTATTATTTTTATACCCTTACCTGCAACTAAAGGATTGGGATCAACACAGGCAATTACGCATCTTTTTATTCCAGCTTCTACAATTCTTTTTGCACAAGGTGGAGTTTTTCCTTGGTGAGAGCAAGGCTCTAAAGTAACATATATAGTGGCTCCTTTTGCTTCTTCTCCTGCTTCATTTAAAGCCCAAACTTCAGCATGAGGACCACCATATTTTTTATGCCAACCTTCACCAATTATCTTTCCATCTTTTACTACAACTGCACCAACAAGTGGATTAGGATTCACTCCTCCTAGTCCTCTAAAAGCAAGTTCTATAGCTCTTGCCATAAACTTTTCATCTACAGTTTTGTCCATAATTAGATTCCTTTTATTAAATTGATCATTTCTATAGCAGTCATAGCAGCATCTGCTCCTTTGTTTCCTGCTTTTGTTCCTGCTCTTTCAATAGCTTCTTCTATTGAGTTAGTTGTTAAAACTCCAAATATTACAGGAATTTCACTTTCTAAACTTACATGAGCAACTCCTTTTGATACTTCTGCACACACGTAATCAAAGTGTGGTGTAGATCCTTTTATAACAGCTCCTAAAGTTATTACTGCATCATATTTTTTAGATTTAGCCAATTTTTGTGCTATTAAAGGGATTTCAAATGCTCCTGGTACCCAAAATAGATTTATATTATCATCTTCTACATTGTGTCTTCTTAAGATATCTTCAGCTCCACCTATTAATTTAGATGTTATGAATTCATTAAATCTAGCTGCCACTATTGCAATTTTTATTCCTTCTCCATTAAATTTTCCTTCAAATACTCTCATTTTTACCTCCAAATATATTTAAAAATTTTTTATTAAATAAAAAATGCTCAAACAAAGTCTGAGCAATATGAGCATAATTAAAAAAATCTAATTCTTCTCCCATCCAGACTCTACTGTCGGTTTTGGAATTTCACCAAATCAAAGCAAATGCTTTCGTGGACTATACCACCGGTCGGGAATTTCACCCTGCCCTGAAGACTTTATTTTATATATTTAATTGTCTATACCATAACTATAATATTCTTTTATTGATTTGTCAAGATTTATTTAAAAAATTTTACTATCGAAATTACTTTGATTATTGATGTATTATTTTAATTTAATTTTTTTTATTTGCTTAATATGTTATACTGTAAAATGGTTAACAAATATAAAAAAATAAAGGAGAGCAAAGATTTATTATGAAAAGATTATCAAAGTTATTTTTAATGTTAGTATTTTCTTTACTATTTTTAGTTGCTTGTGGAGAAAAAGCTAAAGAAGAAGTAAAGACAGAAGGAACTGAAAAGAAAACTTTAACAATTTCTTGGAACGAAGATATAGGATTCTTAAATCCTCATGCCTATTTACCAGATCAATTTATTACACAAGGAATGGTTTATGAAGGACTTGTAAATTATGGAGAAAATGGAGAGATTTTACCATCACTTGCTGAAAGTTGGGAAATTTCTGAAGATGGAAAAACATATACTTTCCATTTAAGAAAAGGAGTAAAATTTTCAGATGGTAGTGATTTTAATGCAAATAATGTAAAGAAAAATTTTGATTCTATATTTTTAAATAAAGAAAGACACTCTTGGTTTGGATTGACTGATCATATTAAGTCATATAGAGCAGTAGATGAGAACACTTTTGAATTGATTTTAGATGAAGCTTATACTCCGACTTTATATGATTTAGCAATGATAAGACCTATTCGTTTCTTAGCTGATGCTGGTT is from Fusobacterium periodonticum 1_1_41FAA and encodes:
- a CDS encoding cell division protein FtsZ; the protein is MQEKLKVITIGDYSISILKNYFKDNENIDFLKLDLDESIENLNTNFSKRDIVFLRTNTENLEKLLEVGKTLKEKEIVTTTILEEKIVMENRKVLEETIDAIFPVTKKDDINNLLLELIKMIENIIYGVCFINLDVEDVKYMLKDSGISVFGSLNINKTISKEDIIKNIIYPFYSKTLKDSKKFLIFLDTLEGFVLTEGELIIDTLRNESGKTIEDILFSVRMGNNLKNRIGCSFIAGVFKEE
- a CDS encoding bifunctional 3,4-dihydroxy-2-butanone-4-phosphate synthase/GTP cyclohydrolase II, with protein sequence MIYKIEDVLEDIKNGIPLIIVDDENRENEGDLFVAAEKATYESINLMATYARGLTCTPMSSEYAVRLNLDPMTARNTDAKCTAFTVSVDAKEGTTTGISIADRLTTIKKLADINSVATDFTRPGHIFPLIAKDNGVLEREGHTEATVDLCKICGLAPVSVICEILKDDGTMARMDDLEVFAKEHNLKIITIADLIKYRKKTQELMKVEVVANMPTDNGTFKIVGFENHIDGKEHIALVKGDVAGKEGVTVRIHSECFTGDILGSLRCDCGSQLKTAMRRIDRLGEGVILYLRQEGRGIGLLNKLRAYNLQEEGMDTLDANLHLGFGADMRDYAVAAQMLKALGVKSIKLLTNNPLKINGLEEYGMPVVEREEIEIEHNKVNKVYLKTKKERMGHLLKIK
- the ribE gene encoding 6,7-dimethyl-8-ribityllumazine synthase; protein product: MRVFEGKFNGEGIKIAIVAARFNEFITSKLIGGAEDILRRHNVEDDNINLFWVPGAFEIPLIAQKLAKSKKYDAVITLGAVIKGSTPHFDYVCAEVSKGVAHVSLESEIPVIFGVLTTNSIEEAIERAGTKAGNKGADAAMTAIEMINLIKGI
- the ribD gene encoding bifunctional diaminohydroxyphosphoribosylaminopyrimidine deaminase/5-amino-6-(5-phosphoribosylamino)uracil reductase RibD, translated to MDKTVDEKFMARAIELAFRGLGGVNPNPLVGAVVVKDGKIIGEGWHKKYGGPHAEVWALNEAGEEAKGATIYVTLEPCSHQGKTPPCAKRIVEAGIKRCVIACVDPNPLVAGKGIKIIEDAGIKVDFGILEKEAKEVNKVFLKYIENKIPYLFLKCGITLDGKIATRSGKSKWITNELAREKVQFLRTKFSAIMVGINTVLKDNPSLDSRLDEEKFGIEKRNPFRVVVDPNLESPIDSKFLHFNDNKAIIVTSNDNRNLEKVKEYENLGTRLIYLEGKIFKMEDILKELGKLNIDSVLLEGGSGLISTAFKENVIDAGEIFIAPKIIGDNSSIPFISGFNFNSMEEVFKLSNPKFNIYGDNISIEFENL